The following proteins are encoded in a genomic region of Magallana gigas chromosome 1, xbMagGiga1.1, whole genome shotgun sequence:
- the LOC136272664 gene encoding uncharacterized protein produces MDEIGMTEKQVCDGDTQCDCRTNEDNETTADDIAVEINSCSKQCIGSDHDEKKMENTDNETTNILTETKHRSEKSDHEDPKIEQSNTETTEALKSVCRGEKISKGKTSKRIRCYPNEAEVAKVIEVFQERLVLTFNRKKTKYQRILSELGVNAKSHCGEADHEDEEDMEMIIGETYSKARCIRNSFRFGGSINFRRFLRGLHNVIRRRKAIRITRPLDSIQKEDFDCELQAVASELSIAYEYKLAMLADDAEVNAVADHAVRCMMRYLKDTDAVFNPTNLLQAVIEENPLCTLKYHNKERRTRIVKTDNLGLQVDQRWRLHDVLKQPGVRAIDMESGQYQYFGCFTPFGFSCRPDKYGFCGPLHIWNEKEGKYTLVPNDMTSCESSKRRKITYNPKNIHHSYEPTLCCCHDDTGSCDK; encoded by the coding sequence ATGGACGAGATAGGAATGACTGAGAAACAGGTGTGTGATGGAGACACTCAATGTGATTGTAGAACTAATGAAGACAATGAAACAACGGCAGATGACATTGCTGTGGAAATAAACTCATGCTCTAAACAGTGCATTGGGTCTGATCATGAtgaaaagaaaatggaaaatacAGACAACGAAACAACAAACATTTTAACAGAAACCAAGCATCGCAGTGAAAAGTCTGACCACGAAGACCCAAAAATAGAACAGTCAAATACAGAAACAACAGAGGCTTTGAAGTCCGTGTGTCGCGGTGAAAAAATATCCAAAGGCAAGACTTCCAAACGAATTCGATGTTATCCCAATGAGGCGGAAGTTGCTAAAGTGATTGAAGTGTTCCAAGAGAGACTCGTTTTGACATTTAATCgcaaaaagacaaaatatcaACGGATCTTATCAGAGCTCGGTGTAAACGCCAAATCACACTGCGGAGAAGCCGACCACGAAGATGAGGAAGACATGGAAATGATCATCGGTGAGACGTATTCGAAAGCGCGGTGCATTCGGAACTCCTTCCGGTTCGGTGGAAGCATAAATTTCCGAAGGTTTCTCAGAGGATTACATAATGTTATTCGTAGAAGGAAGGCAATCCGAATAACCAGGCCGTTGGATAGTATTCAGAAGGAAGATTTTGACTGTGAGTTACAAGCAGTAGCTTCGGAACTCTCCATCGCGTATGAATATAAATTAGCAATGCTAGCGGATGACGCGGAGGTGAATGCGGTGGCAGATCACGCAGTGCGGTGCATGATGAGGTACCTTAAGGATACTGACGCGGTGTTCAATCCAACCAACCTGCTACAGGCAGTGATAGAGGAAAACCCCCTATGCACTCTGAAATATCACAACAAAGAACGCCGAACGAGGATTGTGAAAACGGACAACCTAGGGTTGCAGGTGGATCAAAGATGGCGGCTGCATGACGTCTTAAAGCAGCCTGGCGTTCGCGCCATCGACATGGAGTCGGGCCAATATCAGTACTTTGGGTGCTTCACACCTTTTGGTTTTAGTTGCCGTCCGGATAAATATGGCTTCTGCGGGCCTTTGCACATATGGAACGAAAAGGAGGGAAAATACACACTTGTTCCGAACGATATGACGTCATGTGAGTCGTCCAAACGACGGAAGATCACTTACAACCCAAAGAATATTCATCACAGCTATGAGCCGACATTATGCTGTTGCCATGACGACACGGGGTCATGTGACAAATAG
- the LOC136272656 gene encoding uncharacterized protein, with translation MKKAELQHRVHELEIELLEAKHRSQSKQVIEKQTFIPETRKLKTFCGRPMSKSDVSIDDWIDEIEIVFSARKYTDFQKVDLIYSHLECQAKEEVKFRPDIRQDPYAILDCLRSAFGNPESVTSLQQKFFERNQEDSETIRHYSYALLELYQNVVRKDSSVFPNKHLTLCEKFANGLRDSSLRKEAKKLLRIKPTEFHTFRDEIIVFSEEEETADNTIATSTKPNTTNDQQNLNTQTTDSPTTDQLLKIIQAQQKQIDSLTGLIRDCGTSQQTRENRNYSRSPPLCYQCGRVGHIQRNCRSTKPRETTTGSSENKSHVLK, from the coding sequence ATGAAGAAAGCGGAATTGCAACATCGTGTTCATGAATTAGAAATCGAACTATTAGAAGCAAAACACAGATCACAATCCAAACAAgtaattgaaaaacaaacttttatacCTGAAACAAGAAAATTAAAGACTTTTTGTGGCCGCCCTATGTCAAAATCTGATGTTTCTATTGATGATTGGATagatgaaattgaaattgtattcTCAGCACGAAAATATACAGATTTTCAGAAAGTGGATCTTATCTATTCACACTTAGAATGCCAAGCGAAAGAAGAAGTTAAATTCCGACCAGATATTCGGCAGGACCCGTACGCCATATTAGACTGTCTCCGTTCGGCATTTGGCAATCCGGAATCAGTTACCTCGTTACAACAGAAATTCTTTGAAAGAAATCAAGAGGATTCAGAAACAATTAGACATTATTCGTACGCATTACTGGAGTTATACCAAAACGTAGTCAGAAAGGACAGTAGTGTTTTTCCGAACAAACACCTTACTTTGTGTGAGAAATTCGCTAATGGTTTACGTGATTCGTCTTTAAGAAAAGAAGCAAAGAAACTTCTCAGAATAAAACCTACAGAATTTCACACCTTTCGAGATGAAATCATCGTATTCAGCGAAGAAGAGGAAACCGCAGACAATACAATCGCCACTTCAACTAAACCGAACACGACCAACGATCAACAGAATTTAAATACCCAGACGACCGACTCACCTACAACTGACCAGCTATTGAAAATCATTCAAGCGCAACAAAAGCAAATTGACTCTCTAACCGGCTTGATCAGAGACTGCGGGACCAGCCAGCAAACGAGGGAAAATCGCAACTATTCTCGTTCCCCACCTTTGTGTTATCAGTGCGGTAGAGTTGGCCATATTCAGAGAAATTGCCGTTCTACTAAACCCCGTGAAACAACAACCGGATCGTCGGAAAACAAATCACATGTATTAAAGTGA
- the LOC136273630 gene encoding uncharacterized protein, which translates to MSQSSKASEVPDEIICHQDEPFIDEITSLNDLYFGNHTEFVPLSSSEDEEEDSETTDISVGKFKLNSIAASLDKDGLKPRIHGNTGKTPKHALSLTDVQRISQFLKEYTLKNGLPLPGRQPNYSTCGDKVLLLLPSDKTKSDIWELYNQAATMLNYRQVSLSEFKKVWLEQTPHILIMKPATDLCPKCQRYVHNISNAGNLSEEEKKTMLDEYMCHLDKAKQQREYYRERCLLSKELFQTHDLNQTERGQVCTMDMTQMYSFDFAQQIHYPHHAQEVGPLFFKTPRKCQAFGVCAEGAGEQVFYLVDEAEEVGKGANTVVILLHHFFEYWGYGEKDAVLQMDNCAGQNKNNTMIRYGMWRIMTGRHRSIEFSLMEAGHTKFSPDWHFCLWKMKWRHSTAETLDEVAESVRHSSSNGHNIPQLINDAEKPVSFYDWTSFFEAFFKKLPSISKFHHFRMSEESPGVVFVKAYRSSAEKPINISKKGQQLPNVDTLPSVITPKGLDAARQWYLYDEIRPFCRDTSDSLQSCPKPVCPKPRVKIDPEKRKCPKQFASPEM; encoded by the exons atgaGCCAGTCAAGCAAAGCCAGTGAAGTGCCCGACGAAATAATTTGTCACCAAGATGAACCTTTCATCGATGAAATCACATCTTTGAATGATTTATACTTCGGAAATCATACCGAGTTTGTGCCATTGTCATCGTCCGAAGACGAGGAAGAGGACAGTGAGACTACAGACATCAGTGTCG GGAAATTCAAGCTTAACAGCATAGCTGCATCTCTGGATAAAGATGGCCTAAAACCTAGGATTCATGGAAACACTGGGAAAACCCCTAAACATGCACTCAGCCTCACAGATGTTCAGCGTATATCTCAGTTCTTGAAAGAATATACATTGAAGAACGGACTCCCACTGCCAGGCAGACAGCCAAACTACTCAACTTGTGGTGACAAAGTCCTGTTGTTGCTTCCCTCTGACAAGACAAAGTCTGATATTTGGGAACTTTATAACCAAGCAGCGACAATGCTTAATTATAG ACAAGTGAGCTTATCTGAGTTCAAGAAAGTTTGGTTGGAACAAACACCACACATCCTGATTATGAAGCCAGCTACTGATCTGTGTCCCAAATGCCAGAGATATGTTCATAACATCAGTAATGCAGGGAACCTGTCAGAAGAGGAAAAGAAAACCATGCTGGATGAGTACATGTGTCACCTGGACAAAGCCAAGCAACAGAGAGAATACTACAGAGAAAGGTGTCTACTGTCCAAAGAACTGTTTCAAACACATGACTTAAATCAAACTGAAAGAG gaCAAGTATGTACAATGGACATGACTCAGATGTACAGCTTTGACTTTGCTCAGCAGATTCACTATCCTCATCATGCACAAGAGGTAGGGCCTCTGTTCTTCAAAACCCCCAGAAAATGCCAGGCCTTTGGTGTGTGTGCAGAGGGAGCAG GTGAGCAAGTATTCTATCTGGTGGATGAGGCTGAGGAGGTAGGCAAGGGAGCCAATACTGTGGTGATCCTATTACATCACTTCTTTGAGTATTGGGGATATGGAGAGAAGGATGCTGTGCTGCAGATGGACAATTGTGCCggacaaaacaaaaacaacacaatGATTAG ATATGGCATGTGGAGGATAATGACAGGTCGTCATCGCAGCATAGAGTTTTCCTTGATGGAAGCTGGACATACAAAATTTAGTCCAGACTGGCATTTTTGCCTCTGGAAGATGAAGTGGAGACATTCTACAGCAGAAACTCTTGATGAGGTAGCAGAATCAGTGAGGCACTCCTCAAGTAATGGCCACAACATACCCCAGCTCATCAACGATGCTGAGAAGCCGGTCTCCTTCTACGACTGGACGAGTTTCTTTGAAGCTTTCTTCAAGAAACTACCATCCATCTCTAAATTCCACCATTTCAGAATGTCTGAAGAAAGTCCAGGAGTTGTGTTTGTCAAGGCTTATCGTAGCTCTGCAGAGAAACCCATCAACATTTCGAAGAAAGGACAGCAACTACCTAATGTTGACACCCTGCCATCCGTGATTACACCCAAGGGTCTTGATGCTGCCAGACAGTGGTATCTTTATGATGAAATCAGACCATTCTGCAGGGATACTTCAGATAGTCTACAGTCTTGCCCTAAGCCTGTGTGTCCAAAACCTCGTGTCAAAATAGACCCAGAGAAAAGAAAATGTCCAAAGCAGTTTGCCTCTCCTGAGATGTGA